The proteins below are encoded in one region of Lactuca sativa cultivar Salinas chromosome 3, Lsat_Salinas_v11, whole genome shotgun sequence:
- the LOC111914506 gene encoding probable arabinose 5-phosphate isomerase: protein MGSLPQLYSDPSEKQADLIDPIKLKTLFNSQQKYLNNFFDKLDLSQAHVFTQTLLNSTGTIFITGVGKSGFVSKNISQTLVSLGIKSQFLSPVDALHGDIGILNSNDVLVMFSKSGNTEELIRLVPCARAKGAFLISVTSVEGNALMGMSDLNVHLPLERELCPFDLAPTTSTAIQMVFGCTVAIAMMDAKNLTKEGYAANHPAGRIGKSLIFKVRDVMKKQDELPVCHEGDLIMDQLVELTSKGCGCLLVIDDDYHLIGTFTDGDLRRTLKASKEGIFKLTVGEMCNRNPRTISAERMAVEAMKKMEAPPSPVQFLPVIDEDNKLIGIVTLHGLVSAGL, encoded by the exons ATGGGGTCTCTTCCACAATTATATTCAGATCCTTCAGAGAAACAAGCCGATCTCATTGATCCGATCAAACTGAAAACCCTTTTCAACTCCCAACAGAAATACCTCAATAACTTTTTTGATAAGCTAGACCTTTCGCAAGCCCATGTATTCACACAAACTCTTTTAAACTCAACCGGTACGATCTTCATCACCGGTGTCGGCAAATCCGGCTTCGTCTCCAAAAACATCTCACAAACCCTCGTGTCTCTTGGCATAAAATCCCAATTCTTGTCCCCCGTCGACGCTCTCCATGGCGACATCGGAATTTTAAACAGTAATGATGTATTGGTTATGTTTAGCAAAAGTGGAAATACGGAAGAATTGATCAGGTTAGTTCCATGCGCAAGGGCAAAAGGGGCGTTTTTGATATCGGTGACGTCGGTGGAGGGGAATGCGTTGATGGGGATGTCTGATTTGAATGTGCATTTACCTTTGGAAAGGGAATTATGCCCATTTGATTTGGCTCCGACGACATCGACGGCGATTCAAATGGTTTTTGGGTGCACAGTCGCGATTGCAATGATGGATGCGAAGAATTTAACAAAAGAAGGGTATGCGGCGAATCATCCTGCTGGCCGGATCGGAAAGAGTTTGATCTTTAAG GTGAGGGATGTTATGAAGAAGCAAGATGAACTTCCAGTATGTCATGAAGGAGACCTGATAATGGATCAATTGGTGGAGCTAACTAGTAAAGGATGTGGTTGTCTTCTGGTGATTGATGATGATTATCACCTCATAGGGACATTCACTGATGGTGATCTTAGGCGTACACTCAAAGCTAGCAAAGAGGGGATCTTTAAACTTACTGTTGGTGAAATGTGCAACAG GAACCCAAGAACCATAAGTGCAGAAAGAATGGCTGTTGAAGCAATGAAGAAGATGGAGGCTCCTCCATCCCCTGTTCAGTTCTTGCCTGTAATCGATGAAGACAACAAGTTGATAGGTATTGTCACACTACATGGATTGGTGTCAGCTGGGCTTTGA